AGTGAGGACGGTGTTGAGTCTCTGGAGCAGCTCGTTGTCAGGGAACTTCTTCTCTGCTGCCTCTGCCTTCAGGACCTCCAGGTCTGTGATGCCTGGAGTTAAAACACAGTCAGTGTCATTACACACCTTTTGGAACATTTGTTATTTTCACCGATCTAACTCACACAATTCTAGAACAGTGTGTTCTACCTTCCTATCTTATGGGTTGTGTCTATGGCATTTCCCACCTATCTTGTTGCCCTCTTCCTGCTCCAGAGCTTCTTTCACTCTGTTGGCCCAGGAATCAAACACCTCGGCTCGCACTTTGAGCCGATGTAACATGGCAAACAGCTCATCCAGAGTGTACCTGTACCTggtagggaggaggaagagacaggtGAGGCGCTACTGGTAAACAAACGaaacatggagagaaagagagactcacacagagacagtggGTCAGTAGTACCTGAGGTAGAGCTTGTCTGTGGGGCAGCTACAGAGGTCCTGTGTGTGGTAGAGACAGACGAGGCGTTCAGGGCAGTTGgaacaggccagggcagacaggAAGCAGGTCGTCTTGCAATTATCACACTGCCTCTCGTCATCAGGCAGCAGCTCGAacgcctccctctctgcctctgtgATGCCCTGAAAGACCACGGCACACAGGGCTTTAGGAAACCACGACACATGCAAGAGCAACACTGTATACAAGATGACAGTCAGTACTATGCAAAATACCACAACATTTGAGAAACTCATAAACCAAACAGACAATATTATGCAAGAAACCACAACAATCAAATTGCCCCCACAAACCAGTCATTTACTGACTGCTGAAGTCAGTGACCAAACCACAGATAGTCCTGTCTTTCACACGCTCAACTTCTAGATTATTAGTCACCCYCACCCTCTCCAGCAGGCCCTTGCgtagcttcctctcctcctggACGATGATGAACATCTCTCTGTGCGTGGCAGCGGCCAGGTTGAGGTCCAGCTTCTCAGGGCAGGCGGCCATCTTACAGGTCAGCTCCTCGTGAGAGAAAACACAGTACCGCCGCAGACGACGGTAGTGCTCGATACAGGAGCGCCCTGCAGGCAGctgggggagggaagggagagaaacagacagagggaaacagagggagaaagagaaaaccaGGGAAAGGGAAATTAAGAATTTTGAAAACACTACATAAAAACACCCATTGGAATAGAGGCATACCCAATCTGCAGTGCAGAAGTTCACGGCTTCAGCAAAATTATATCCCTGATTGAAGCCGCTGTGGTAAGCCCTGGGGAACGTGATGACAAACTCGCCAGCACACTGGTTGGTGCGTACAACCTGTCAATCAAATGGAAAGGAGGTTATCAGCATGGACAGTTCTCTCAGTATTATCGATCATCACTAGAATATGAAGATGTGTGTGATGTACATGTGTCATTACTCACCGGGACCCCGTGAGACATGAGGATGTTGGGGTTCATAATAGTAACCAGCTGGTGGAGGAGGTCAGGCTGGGACTCAAACAGCTCTGGGGTCAGCTTCTTCATCACCTCCTCTAACCGTTCTGCTGCTACAGAGGGAACCCCGTACCACGTCTTAGGCTCACCCCTGCAggaggagagggggcagagaaGGGAACAGCTTTAGTCACACTAACCATATCTATCAGTCAGTACATCTAGAATGTTGTATAAAGATAGTGGACATAAAAGGACAATCTCAACCATCTACAGATGAATTGCCTATTCATTTCTCATGTACGGTTTGTAACATGTCCTGTAGTGTGTGGTAGTTAGTGTCCTATTTACCAGTGCAGGTAGTTGATGGAGTAGCTCCAGTGGTCTTCGATGTGCCAGCAGAAGGCTGAGAAGACCATGCCCACGTACAGCCAGGGCACCTTCATACCAGAGATATCGGCGTTGATGTGGCACAGCACCGACTGCTCCAGCACCGGCATCACATTCAGGTTCCAGCCGCTGCGGGCATAATCCTGCAGACAGAGGACAAGAAGAGGGTCATGTACAGGTAATGGTTTAGAGGAACTGTATATAGTGTTTCATGAAGTAATAGTAAATAACTTTGTAAATCCCTCAATTAGGGGAAACAGAACCATGTAGAGAAACTGGCATATGAAGACCTACAGGAGTGAGATGAGCAGTTGAATTAAGAGACAGAAAGGAAGATCGTTTAGTAGCTAGTTACCGCTTCCTCTTGTGAGAGGTTCTTCTTGCCATTGTTCATGGGGAATCCACTGCCAAACTCTTTAGAGTGGATGTCGGCTCCATACTCCACTGTCACATCCTCCTCTATGCTACTGACCAAGCGCCAGAACTCTTTCTCCACCAGCTCTGTAGGAACCATCTTCACACACCAAGGTTGTTACTAACAAGATAAAAACTCAACTGATTGATCAAAATGAATAACAGTTTCTGTCCACATCAGAGTAAAGCATTTGTCTTTTAGGTTTGTACAGGGCTACGTACATGGACAGGCATATTGAAGTAGTCTGCTTTGTATGTGTCTGCCATCTCCCCAAAACTCTGCAGGGTGTATTCTCTGGTAGCCTGCTCAAAACCGAAGGCCTCCGCTGGTCTTTTACACTCCTACAGGGAAGTAGAGGGAGGCAGACATGAGGGCATTGAAGAGATGTATTGGACAGAGGCAAAGAAAATAATTACCATAAATACAGATGAATATAATGCTAAGTTTATTCCCAGTGATTTTC
This DNA window, taken from Salvelinus sp. IW2-2015 unplaced genomic scaffold, ASM291031v2 Un_scaffold8801, whole genome shotgun sequence, encodes the following:
- the LOC112079639 gene encoding lysine-specific demethylase 5C, whose protein sequence is MTMRLRRNLSNPQFVDSFVCRMCGRGDEDEKLLLCDGCDDNYHTFCLLPPLTEAPKGNWRCPKCVAEECKRPAEAFGFEQATREYTLQSFGEMADTYKADYFNMPVHMVPTELVEKEFWRLVSSIEEDVTVEYGADIHSKEFGSGFPMNNGKKNLSQEEADYARSGWNLNVMPVLEQSVLCHINADISGMKVPWLYVGMVFSAFCWHIEDHWSYSINYLHWGEPKTWYGVPSVAAERLEEVMKKLTPELFESQPDLLHQLVTIMNPNILMSHGVPVVRTNQCAGEFVITFPRAYHSGFNQGYNFAEAVNFCTADWLPAGRSCIEHYRRLRRYCVFSHEELTCKMAACPEKLDLNLAAATHREMFIIVQEERKLRKGLLERGITEAEREAFELLPDDERQCDNCKTTCFLSALACSNCPERLVCLYHTQDLCSCPTDKLYLRYRYTLDELFAMLHRLKVRAEVFDSWANRVKEALEQEEGNKIGITDLEVLKAEAAEKKFPDNELLQRLNTVLTDTQNCQQTSTELLNKTQTRRMTLADLKALVEKMENLPCVMSQLEEVQAVLRTIEEFQTQSLALVSDRDWRRDSAPPEQLQALLEQGAGLPVDTPECELLKGLQEQGRWLSEVRQTLGPEGGEMTLAVLRNLMEVGCNVPQSVSVETAMAELQELLTIAERWEEKAQICLEQRQKHPLSTLEAIVNEAQLIPVKLPNILSLQGCLSRAKAWVTDLEEIQNGEHYPCLDDLEGLVAIGRDLPVRMEELLQLELQVASAHSWRDKASKTFLKKSSQHSLLQVLCPCVEKRRRGEKRRIH